The Macaca thibetana thibetana isolate TM-01 chromosome 19, ASM2454274v1, whole genome shotgun sequence genome has a segment encoding these proteins:
- the ACER1 gene encoding alkaline ceramidase 1 isoform X1, translated as MMLLMHPYAQKRSRYIYVFWVLFMIIGLFSMYFHMTLSFLGQLLDEIAILWLLGSGYSIWMPRCYFPSFLGGNRSQFIRLVFVTTVVSTPLSFLRPTVNAYVLNSIALHIVYIVCQEYRKTSNKELRHLIEVSVVLWAIALTSWISDRLLCSFWQRIHFFYLHSIWHVLISITFPYGMVTMALVDANYEMPGETLKVRYWPRDNWPVGLPYVEIRGDDKNC; from the exons ATGATGCTCCTGATGCACCCCTATGCCCAGAAGCGCTCCCGCTACATCTACGTTTTCTGGGTCCTCTTCATGATCATAG GTCTGTTCTCCATGTACTTCCACATGACGCTCAGCTTCCTGGGCCAGCTGCTGGATGAGATTGCCATCCTGTGGCTCCTGGGCAGTGGCTATAGCATATGGATGCCCCGCTGCTACTTCCCCTCCTTCCTGGGGGGCAACAG GTCCCAGTTCATCCGCCTGGTCTTCGTCACCACCGTGGTCAGCACCCCCCTGTCCTTCCTGCGGCCCACGGTCAACGCCTACGTCCTCAACAGCATTGCCCTACACATTGTCTACATCGTGTGCCAGGAGTACAGGAA GACCAGCAATAAGGAGCTTCGGCACCTGATTGAGGTCTCCGTGGTTTTATGGGCTATTGCTCTGACCAGCTGGATCAGTGACCGTCTGCTCTGCAGCTTCTGGCAGAGGATTCATTTCTTCTATCTGCACAGCATCTG GCACGTGCTCATCAGCATCACCTTCCCTTATGGTATGGTCACCATGGCCTTGGTGGATGCCAACTATGAGATGCCAGGAGAAACCCTCAAAGTCCGCTACTGGCCTCGGGACAATTGGCCCGTGGGGCTGCCCTATGTGGAAATCCGGGGTGATGACAAGAACTGCTGA